One part of the Pristis pectinata isolate sPriPec2 chromosome 15, sPriPec2.1.pri, whole genome shotgun sequence genome encodes these proteins:
- the hsp90b1 gene encoding endoplasmin, whose amino-acid sequence MMKQAWFLALLCALLAFALVRAEDETVEEDLGKSRDGSRTDDEVVKREEEAIQLDGLNPAQVKEIREKAEKFMFQAEVNRMMKLIINSLYKNKEIFLRELISNASDALDKIRLISLTNETALHATEEMTIKIKADKEKNMLHVTDTGIGMTKDELIRNLGTIAKSGTSEFLNKLTELQNEDQSTSELIGQFGVGFYSAFLVADKVIVTSKHNNGTQHIWESDSNEFSIIEDPRGNTLGRGTTITLVLKEEASDYLELETIKNLVKKYSQFINFPIYIWSSKTETVEEPIDEEETKETDEKKDDDEAAVEEESEEKEKTKKVEKTVWDWELMNDIKPIWQRPTKEIEDDEYTAFYKTFSKDTEEPIAHIHFTAEGEVTFKSILFVPKTAPRGLFDEYGSKKSDYIKLFVRRVFITDDFHDMMPKYLNFIKGVVDSDDLPLNVSRETLQQHKLLKVIRKKLVRKTLDMIKKIAEEKYEETFWKEFGTNIKLGVIEDHSNRTRLAKLLRFQSSHHESKQTSLEQYLERMKEKQDKIYFMAGASRKEVESSPFVERLLKKGYEVLYLTEPVDEYCIQALPEFDGKRFQNVAKEGLKFDESEKAKEKHEEMEKEYEPLLTWMKDKALKDKIEKAVLSQRLTDSPCALVASQYGWSGNMERIMKAQAYQTGKDISTNYYSGQKKTFEVNPRHPLIKELLKRVKENEDDKTAADLAVVLLETATLRSGYQLPDTKGYGDRIERMLRLSMNIDLDAQVEEYEEIADEQDEAKDEVKEEDAEESEETEEQTEETTDAKDEL is encoded by the exons CTCTTGTTAGAGCAGAAGATGAAACAGTAGAGGAGGATCTGGGAAAGAGTAGGGATGGCTCAAGAACTGACGATGAAGTTGTTAAGAG GGAGGAAGAAGCTATCCAATTAGATGGATTGAATCCTGCTCAAGTTAAAGAAATAAGGGAAAAGGCTGAAAAATTTATGTTCCAAGCAGAGGTTAACAGAATGATGAAGTTGATCATTAATTCACTTTACAAAAACAAAGAG ATATTCCTGCGTGAACTGATTTCTAATGCTTCTGATGCTCTGGACAAGATCAGATTGATATCACTAACAAATGAAACAGCACTACATGCCACAGAAGAGATGACTATCAAGATAAAG GCTGACAAAGAGAAGAACATGCTTCATGTCACAGATACAGGTATTGGCATGACTAAAGATGAGCTAATTAGAAACCTTGGCACAATTGCAAAATCTGGAACAAGTGAATTCTTAAACAAGTTAACAGAGTTGCAAAATGAGGATCAGTCCACCTCAGAGTTGATTGGTCAGTTTGGTGTTGGATTCTACTCTGCTTTCCTGGTGGCCGATAAGGTTATTGTCACATCCAAGCACAACAATGGTACACAGCATATCTGGGAATCTGACTCCAATGAGTTTTCCATAATAGAGGATCCTCGAGGAAACACACTGGGACGAGGTACAACCATCAC ATTAGTCTTGAAGGAGGAGGCATCTGACTACCTTGAATTGGAAACCATCAAAAATCTAGTGAAGAAGTACTCCCAATTCATCAACTTTCCTATCTATATCTGGAGCAGTAAG ACAGAAACTGTTGAAGAACCAATAGATGAGGAGGAAACTAAGGAGACAGATGAAAAGAAGGATGATGATGAGGCAGCAGTTGAAGAGGAaagtgaagaaaaagaaaaaacaaagaag GTTGAGAAGACAGTCTGGGATTGGGAGCTGATGAATGACATTAAACCCATCTGGCAAAGACCAACGAAAGAAATAGAAGATGATGAGTACACCGCTTTCTATAAGACCTTTTCTAAG GACACAGAGGAACCAATTGCTCATATCCACTTTACTGCTGAAGGAGAAGTAACATTCAAATCTATTTTGTTTGTGCCCAAAACTGCACCCCGTGGTTTATTTGATGAATATGGATCAAAAAAATCTGACTACATTAAG TTGTTTGTTCGTAGAGTGTTCATCACAGATGACTTCCATGATATGATGCCCAAGTATTTGAATTTTATCAAGGGTGTG GTGGACTCAGATGATCTGCCTTTGAATGTCTCCCGTGAAACTCTGCAACAGCATAAATTGCTGAAG GTCATTAGAAAGAAGCTAGTACGTAAAACCCTAGATATGATCAAGAAGATTGCAGAAGAGAAATACGAAGAAACATTCTGGAAGGAATTTGGGACCAACATCAAGTTGGGAGTAATCGAGGATCACTCCAATAGAACACGTTTGGCTAAATTGCTACGGTTCCAATCTTCTCACCATGAGTCCAAACAGACTAGTTTAGAGCAGTACCTggaaagaatgaaagagaaacaagacAAGATCTACTTCATGGCTGGAGCAAGCAGAAAAGAG GTTGAATCTTCTCCCTTTGTTGAAAGATTGTTGAAGAAGGGATATGAGGTGCTGTATCTTACAGAACCTGTTGATGAATACTGTATCCAAGCTCTGCCTGAATTTGATGGAAAGAGATTCCAGAATGTTGCCAAAGAAGGGTTGAAATTTGATGAAAGtgaaaaggcaaaagaaaagcATGAAGAAATGGAGAAGGAGTATGAGCCACTCTTGACCTGGATGAAAGACAAAGCACTGAAAGATAAG ATTGAAAAGGCTGTCCTGTCCCAGCGTCTCACTGATTCTCCTTGTGCTCTGGTGGCCAGTCAGTATGGATGGTCTGGTAATATGGAGAGAATCATGAAGGCCCAGGCCTACCAGACTGGAAAAGATATTTCCACAAA TTATTATTCTGGCCAAAAGAAGACATTTGAAGTTAATCCAAGACATCCCTTGATTAAGGAATTGCTGAAACGAGTTAAG gaaaatgaagatgATAAGACTGCTGCAGATCTTGCTGTAGTGTTGCTTGAGACTGCCACACTACGTTCAGGATACCAGTTACCAGATACTAAAGGATATGGTGATAGGATTGAAAGAATGCTTCGTCTAAGCATGAACATAGACCTCGATGCTCAG GTTGAAGAATatgaagaaattgcagatgaacaAGATGAGGCAAAAGATGAGGTAAaagaggaggatgcagaggaaagtgAAGAAACAGAAGAGCAGACTGAG GAAACCACAGATGCAAAAGATGAATTATAA